From Candidatus Saccharimonadales bacterium, a single genomic window includes:
- a CDS encoding flavodoxin family protein: protein MLKFNKEASMAQDWDFTGLRALYINCTLKKSPEVSNTEGLIKISRHIMEKHGVKTELLRAVDHQIATGVYPDMREHGWEVDEWPEIYKKVMAADILVICGPIWLGDNSSVTKRVIERLYGNSSLLNDAGQYAYYGKAGGCLITGNEDGIKHCAMNVLYSLQHLGYTIPPQADAGWVGDAGPGPSYLDPGSGGPENDFTNRNTTFMSWNLMHIANMLKKAGGIPAYGNERSKWDAGTRFDFENPEYRS from the coding sequence ATGCTTAAGTTTAATAAGGAGGCATCAATGGCGCAGGATTGGGATTTTACAGGCCTACGCGCACTCTATATCAACTGCACGCTTAAGAAGAGCCCTGAGGTTAGCAATACCGAAGGTTTGATTAAGATAAGCCGGCACATCATGGAGAAGCATGGGGTTAAGACGGAACTATTGCGTGCTGTCGATCACCAGATAGCGACCGGTGTTTACCCAGATATGCGAGAACATGGCTGGGAGGTAGACGAATGGCCAGAGATATACAAAAAAGTCATGGCGGCAGACATTCTTGTTATCTGTGGGCCAATCTGGCTCGGTGATAACAGTTCCGTGACTAAACGCGTCATTGAGCGTCTCTACGGCAACTCGAGTCTACTCAACGATGCCGGTCAATATGCCTATTATGGTAAAGCTGGTGGATGCTTGATCACCGGCAATGAAGATGGTATAAAACACTGCGCGATGAACGTGCTATATAGCCTGCAGCATCTGGGCTACACCATTCCTCCTCAGGCTGACGCTGGGTGGGTAGGTGATGCAGGTCCCGGCCCGAGCTATCTTGACCCGGGCTCAGGTGGCCCCGAAAATGACTTTACAAATCGTAATACTACATTTATGAGCTGGAACCTTATGCACATCGCTAATATGCTCAAGAAAGCAGGTGGTATCCCCGCATATGGTAACGAACGAAGTAAATGGGATGCAGGTACGCGCTTTGATTTTGAAAACCCAGAGTATCGCTCGTAG
- the uvrB gene encoding excinuclease ABC subunit UvrB: MDQHFHLSSSYKPTGDQPLAITELTQGLEKPTREQVLLGVTGSGKTFTMANIIEKVQKPTLVVSHNKTLAAQLYGEFRQFFPDNEVHYFVSYFDYYQPEAYLPSTDTYIEKDSKINEEIDRLRHAATGSLLSRRDTIIVASVSCIYGIGSVDDYGSMAIRLKVGEKRREDKFIRHLTDIQYHRNDIDFRRSTFRVRGDVVDVFPAGDESALRIEFFGDEVERITRINPLTGEILTEPKEITIYPGSHYVTPREKLEVAIGKIRNELEQRLAYFNEHGKLLEAQRLQQRCKFDLEMLEETGFVKGIENYSRYLTDREPGEQPATLLDYFPDDFLMFIDESHMTIPQVRGMYNGDRARKEVLVEHGFRLPSALDNRPLTFSEFERHINQVIYVSATPAEYELSRGGKPVQQIIRPTGLLDPPIVIRPTKGQIDDLMAEIKETVDKHQRVLVTTLTKRMAEDLAEYLSEAHIKAQYLHSDVDTLERTDILRDLRLGVYDVLIGINLLREGIDLPEVSLVVILDADKEGFLRSTQALVQTVGRAARHRDGHVIMYADSITDSMKQTIDETERRRAIQKAYNDEHGITPTGVAKEVDEGLRAIVPKQDGKQGLDLRKVPKEDYQRLIDELTTEMEFAAANLQFEKAAELRDLIKEVESKL, from the coding sequence GTGGATCAACATTTTCACTTATCCAGTAGCTATAAGCCGACTGGCGACCAGCCGCTAGCGATTACCGAGCTGACCCAAGGTCTTGAAAAGCCGACCAGAGAGCAGGTATTGCTCGGTGTGACTGGTTCGGGCAAAACCTTCACTATGGCCAATATCATCGAGAAAGTTCAGAAGCCCACTCTTGTCGTCAGTCACAATAAGACGCTTGCCGCTCAGCTATATGGCGAATTCAGACAATTTTTTCCCGACAACGAGGTGCATTACTTCGTCAGCTACTTTGACTACTACCAGCCCGAGGCATACCTACCGTCAACTGATACTTATATCGAAAAAGATTCCAAGATCAATGAAGAGATCGATCGACTGAGACACGCGGCTACCGGTTCACTTTTATCCCGGCGGGACACGATCATCGTAGCGAGCGTGAGCTGTATTTATGGTATTGGCTCGGTTGACGATTATGGCTCAATGGCGATTCGTCTCAAAGTTGGCGAGAAGAGGCGAGAGGATAAGTTCATTCGTCACTTAACTGATATCCAATATCATCGTAATGACATCGATTTTCGCAGATCGACCTTTAGAGTTAGGGGCGACGTTGTCGATGTCTTTCCGGCTGGGGATGAGTCGGCACTAAGAATCGAGTTCTTTGGTGATGAAGTCGAGAGGATCACACGTATAAACCCACTCACAGGAGAAATACTAACGGAGCCAAAGGAGATTACTATCTATCCTGGCTCCCACTATGTCACTCCCAGAGAGAAGCTTGAAGTGGCTATTGGTAAGATCCGTAATGAGCTCGAACAGCGCCTCGCTTACTTCAATGAGCATGGTAAACTCCTCGAAGCTCAGAGACTTCAGCAACGCTGTAAGTTCGATCTAGAGATGCTTGAAGAGACTGGTTTCGTCAAGGGCATTGAGAATTACTCGCGCTACTTGACTGACCGTGAACCAGGCGAACAGCCGGCTACACTTCTCGATTACTTTCCAGATGACTTCCTGATGTTTATCGACGAGTCGCACATGACCATCCCGCAAGTACGCGGCATGTATAATGGCGATCGAGCTCGAAAGGAGGTTCTCGTCGAGCATGGCTTTAGGCTACCGAGCGCATTAGATAACCGCCCCTTAACATTCAGCGAATTTGAGCGTCACATAAATCAAGTCATCTATGTCTCAGCTACACCGGCAGAGTACGAGCTCTCGAGAGGGGGTAAACCAGTCCAACAGATCATCCGTCCGACAGGATTACTTGATCCGCCGATTGTCATCAGACCAACTAAGGGCCAGATCGATGATCTCATGGCAGAGATCAAGGAGACGGTAGACAAACACCAGAGAGTTTTAGTCACGACCCTGACTAAGCGTATGGCAGAGGATCTAGCCGAATACTTAAGCGAGGCCCACATCAAGGCCCAGTACCTCCATTCTGATGTCGACACACTTGAGAGAACGGATATCTTGCGGGATCTGCGGCTTGGCGTTTACGACGTGCTTATCGGCATCAATCTTCTTCGAGAAGGCATCGATCTACCCGAGGTTAGTCTTGTCGTAATTCTTGATGCAGACAAGGAAGGCTTTCTCAGATCAACACAAGCTCTCGTGCAAACAGTTGGTCGGGCAGCCAGGCACCGTGACGGGCATGTCATCATGTACGCAGATAGCATAACCGACTCCATGAAGCAGACGATTGACGAGACGGAGCGCAGGCGAGCCATTCAGAAAGCTTACAACGATGAGCACGGCATCACCCCCACTGGCGTTGCAAAAGAGGTCGACGAGGGTCTGCGCGCTATTGTGCCGAAACAGGATGGGAAACAGGGCCTAGATCTTAGAAAAGTACCAAAAGAAGACTACCAGCGCCTGATCGATGAGTTGACTACAGAAATGGAGTTCGCGGCCGCCAACTTACAATTTGAAAAGGCCGCCGAATTGAGAGATCTGATAAAAGAAGTGGAAAGTAAGCTTTAG
- the gatC gene encoding Asp-tRNA(Asn)/Glu-tRNA(Gln) amidotransferase subunit GatC codes for MADITEDEVRKLARLARITLTDDQVSAFMNEISAILGYVERLESLDLEDTEPTYQVTGMTNVMRDDVEVDYGTDQSALMKNVPTKEEGSIKVKRVL; via the coding sequence ATGGCAGATATTACAGAAGATGAAGTGCGAAAACTCGCACGTCTCGCTCGAATTACGCTAACCGATGACCAGGTGAGCGCCTTTATGAACGAGATCAGTGCGATCCTAGGTTATGTAGAGCGCCTTGAGAGTCTTGACCTTGAAGACACTGAACCGACCTACCAGGTGACCGGCATGACCAACGTGATGCGAGACGACGTTGAGGTTGACTATGGTACCGATCAATCTGCACTCATGAAAAACGTGCCCACAAAAGAAGAGGGAAGTATTAAAGTGAAGCGGGTACTGTAG
- the gatA gene encoding Asp-tRNA(Asn)/Glu-tRNA(Gln) amidotransferase subunit GatA, translated as MRSRIDPIVSDVSSGKKSVTQIVEDTLTRIEKASEYHAVLETARERALQRAGELDRKIADGQDVGRLAGVTFVVKDNILTFGTKTTASSKILDNFEAPYQATVIERLEAEGAIMVAKTNLDSFAHGSSTENSAFGPTHNPHDKERVPGGSSGGSAAAVALDLVPFALGTDTGGSVRQPAALCGVVGFKPTFGAVSRYGAVAMASSTDVISPLTHSIGDARIILDIMGGQDTMDSTSHTVDTKKGQTDLKSLRVGVIKQNMGAGVDPEVLGAVNKAIDKLKVAGAMIEEVDMPILDLALAIYYIVVPAEVSSNLMRYDGIKFGHTANGQFKSIEEYQSMTRSEGFMPENVRRIMIGTYVLSSGYYDAYYKRALQARTLLIRDFEEAFKKYDVLISPTTPTTAFKLGQNTDDPLKMYLADVMTVGMNLAGLPSVSIPAGNDSSGLPIGVLLSGAQKDDASVLDIAEWLEGDE; from the coding sequence ATGCGGTCCAGAATAGATCCGATCGTCAGTGATGTCAGCTCTGGCAAAAAAAGTGTTACCCAAATTGTCGAGGACACCCTTACAAGAATCGAAAAAGCTAGCGAGTATCATGCGGTTTTAGAGACGGCTCGTGAGCGCGCCTTGCAGAGAGCTGGAGAGCTTGATCGAAAAATTGCCGATGGCCAGGATGTTGGTCGTCTGGCAGGCGTTACTTTCGTAGTTAAGGACAACATACTCACTTTTGGCACAAAGACGACTGCTTCAAGCAAAATCTTAGATAACTTCGAGGCTCCGTATCAGGCGACTGTCATCGAACGACTTGAAGCCGAAGGCGCCATCATGGTTGCTAAGACAAACCTAGACTCATTCGCACATGGTTCTTCTACAGAAAATAGTGCGTTTGGACCAACCCACAATCCTCACGATAAGGAACGTGTCCCTGGTGGAAGCTCTGGTGGTTCTGCGGCGGCCGTAGCGCTTGATCTCGTGCCGTTTGCGCTCGGGACAGATACAGGTGGCTCAGTCCGACAACCGGCTGCTCTATGCGGTGTTGTCGGTTTCAAGCCAACATTTGGAGCCGTCTCACGCTACGGCGCAGTTGCAATGGCTAGTTCGACTGATGTTATCAGCCCACTAACACACAGTATCGGTGACGCCCGCATCATATTAGATATTATGGGAGGTCAAGACACGATGGACAGCACCTCCCACACAGTCGACACCAAGAAAGGGCAGACTGATCTAAAATCCCTTCGCGTCGGAGTTATCAAGCAGAATATGGGCGCAGGTGTCGATCCTGAGGTTCTAGGGGCAGTCAACAAGGCTATCGATAAGCTGAAAGTTGCCGGAGCAATGATTGAAGAAGTTGACATGCCCATACTGGACCTTGCTTTGGCGATCTACTACATTGTTGTGCCTGCGGAGGTCAGTTCGAATCTCATGCGCTACGATGGGATCAAGTTTGGTCACACGGCGAATGGCCAGTTCAAAAGTATTGAAGAGTACCAGAGCATGACTCGATCAGAAGGATTTATGCCAGAGAACGTACGGCGAATCATGATCGGCACGTACGTTCTCTCTTCGGGTTACTACGATGCGTACTACAAACGCGCCCTCCAGGCTCGCACGCTGCTTATCCGAGATTTTGAAGAAGCATTCAAGAAGTACGACGTGCTCATAAGCCCAACGACACCCACTACAGCTTTCAAACTCGGTCAAAATACCGACGATCCGCTCAAAATGTACCTGGCAGATGTTATGACGGTCGGCATGAACCTTGCCGGACTGCCAAGTGTTAGTATTCCAGCTGGTAACGATAGTAGTGGGCTACCGATCGGCGTGCTGCTTTCGGGGGCACAGAAAGACGATGCATCAGTACTTGACATAGCCGAGTGGCTAGAAGGAGATGAGTAG
- the gatB gene encoding Asp-tRNA(Asn)/Glu-tRNA(Gln) amidotransferase subunit GatB translates to MSRMTLASALDLYEVTVGMECHVQLKTKTKLFSGADNDARDKSPNTVVSPICFGLPGTLPVLNRHAIELAVRAGAALNAKVAEVSNFDRKHYFYPDLPKGYQITQLDRPIIGKGEIEVPFNGGSFTVGITRAHMEEDAGKLVHPPGADYSLVDYNRAGTPLIEIVSEPDIHSAAQARAYVQELWLRMMYSGVTEGNLYYGNMRFDVNVSVAKKGSGVLGTRTETKNLNSFRSVERAVDFEFRRQVDLVEKGQKIVQETRGFNDATQKTFSQRTKEDADDYRYFPEADIPPVVLTREHIREIHDEVATLLPAAIRARLSSRGLKPNEIETLLEADAVLQGRGYIKLIDETEDEVVRFVVNWILNRDIASKASDHDEKDVMAASALPTAVQLSDVFRMYKSGKISSNNSDELIGHLAGHDELMAESLADEKGMLQVSDSSELEKIIDQVLSNQASQKAVADIKAGKMNAIGFLVGQVMKESRGTANPGVVSELVRKKLLNS, encoded by the coding sequence ATGAGTAGAATGACTCTCGCTTCAGCCTTAGATCTATATGAAGTTACCGTTGGTATGGAGTGCCATGTCCAGCTCAAGACAAAGACCAAACTTTTTAGCGGTGCGGACAACGATGCCAGAGATAAATCTCCGAATACCGTCGTTTCACCGATCTGCTTCGGACTACCCGGCACACTGCCAGTTCTTAACCGACATGCGATCGAATTAGCAGTTCGCGCAGGAGCAGCCTTAAACGCCAAAGTCGCAGAAGTCAGTAACTTCGATCGAAAACATTATTTTTATCCTGACCTACCCAAAGGCTACCAGATCACTCAGCTAGATCGTCCTATCATCGGGAAAGGTGAAATAGAAGTGCCGTTCAATGGAGGAAGCTTTACGGTCGGTATCACCAGAGCCCATATGGAAGAGGATGCCGGGAAACTTGTCCATCCGCCGGGGGCAGATTACAGTCTCGTCGACTATAACCGAGCCGGGACGCCACTCATCGAGATCGTTTCAGAGCCTGATATACATAGTGCTGCTCAAGCACGAGCTTATGTCCAGGAACTGTGGCTTCGCATGATGTACTCAGGCGTTACAGAAGGAAACCTATACTATGGCAACATGCGGTTCGACGTTAACGTATCCGTTGCTAAGAAAGGTTCGGGTGTGTTAGGTACACGCACCGAAACTAAAAATCTCAACTCATTCAGAAGCGTTGAACGCGCTGTCGACTTCGAATTTCGACGCCAGGTTGACTTGGTGGAGAAAGGTCAGAAGATCGTCCAGGAGACGCGCGGCTTCAATGACGCAACTCAGAAAACGTTCAGCCAACGCACCAAGGAAGACGCAGACGATTACAGGTATTTCCCAGAGGCAGATATCCCGCCCGTCGTGTTGACAAGAGAGCATATTAGAGAGATCCATGACGAAGTCGCAACTTTGTTACCGGCTGCAATTCGTGCACGTCTGTCGTCACGTGGCCTCAAGCCCAACGAGATCGAAACACTACTAGAGGCCGACGCAGTACTTCAGGGCCGCGGGTATATCAAGCTTATCGATGAGACCGAGGATGAGGTCGTTCGCTTTGTTGTTAACTGGATTCTGAACAGGGATATTGCTTCGAAAGCTAGCGACCACGATGAAAAAGACGTTATGGCTGCATCCGCTCTTCCAACAGCTGTTCAGTTGTCAGATGTATTTCGCATGTACAAGTCCGGCAAGATAAGCTCAAACAACTCAGATGAGCTGATAGGCCATCTAGCGGGACACGATGAGCTGATGGCTGAATCACTCGCCGATGAAAAAGGTATGTTGCAGGTGAGCGACAGCAGCGAGCTGGAGAAGATTATCGATCAGGTTCTTAGTAACCAGGCCAGTCAGAAAGCCGTCGCCGACATTAAGGCGGGAAAGATGAATGCTATCGGATTCTTGGTTGGCCAGGTCATGAAAGAATCAAGAGGGACGGCTAACCCAGGAGTGGTGAGCGAGCTCGTACGCAAAAAGCTACTTAACAGCTAG
- a CDS encoding UTP--glucose-1-phosphate uridylyltransferase, protein MKLPTKAIVAAAGYGTRFLPQTIAMPKEMLPIVDKPVIQIIVEQLVAAGVTDVIIVTGYTKRAIEDHFDVPAELANELETKGKTELLEEVRAISNLANFAYVRQKGSPKGTARPVLSAKHLLNKDEPFFVTFADDFFRSDIPEPVQLLDVYRRTRSTVIAFTEVLEEETHRYGIADVAEHLDERTIKLKSLVEKPPQGKAPSNFAVTGHHILTPDILPLLEKEVVGTGGEIVLTEHISEFMKKSPVYGCIVDGVWHDTGNKSRYLEAVIDLALTDPTVGPELRNYLDRRLKQKD, encoded by the coding sequence ATGAAACTGCCGACAAAGGCAATTGTCGCGGCTGCCGGTTACGGTACCCGTTTTCTGCCTCAAACTATTGCGATGCCAAAAGAGATGCTGCCAATAGTTGATAAACCTGTCATTCAGATTATCGTCGAACAGCTAGTTGCTGCCGGCGTGACCGACGTTATCATCGTCACCGGCTATACCAAACGGGCAATCGAAGACCACTTTGATGTCCCCGCAGAACTAGCTAATGAACTGGAGACGAAAGGCAAGACTGAGCTTCTAGAAGAAGTACGAGCCATAAGTAACCTGGCCAACTTCGCCTATGTCAGGCAAAAAGGCTCGCCAAAAGGCACGGCACGGCCTGTTCTTAGCGCAAAGCATCTGCTCAATAAGGACGAGCCTTTCTTCGTCACGTTCGCAGATGACTTCTTTCGCTCAGACATACCTGAGCCTGTTCAGCTCCTCGATGTCTATAGGCGAACAAGAAGCACTGTAATCGCTTTTACCGAAGTTCTTGAAGAAGAGACCCATCGATATGGTATAGCTGATGTTGCCGAGCATCTAGATGAGCGGACTATAAAACTGAAGTCGCTCGTAGAAAAACCACCACAGGGCAAAGCCCCATCCAATTTCGCGGTAACTGGTCATCACATTCTAACCCCCGATATTCTGCCCCTCCTTGAGAAAGAGGTTGTCGGTACAGGGGGCGAGATTGTCTTGACTGAACATATCTCCGAGTTCATGAAGAAGTCGCCGGTCTACGGCTGCATCGTTGACGGAGTCTGGCATGATACGGGTAATAAATCACGCTACTTAGAAGCTGTCATTGATCTAGCTCTGACCGATCCTACAGTCGGACCAGAACTCCGGAATTATCTTGATCGGCGGCTCAAGCAGAAGGATTGA
- a CDS encoding YtxH domain-containing protein — translation MAQKKKVGDGGGKKFLLGAVVGVVAGAVTALLTAPKSGKETRAVIKEKATDLGQDALRDARKLEGELNKRISESKKALPHLTGEAKTELETLLKGAVTAKGRALKAIDSLKKGGKTKLDETLVKELETVISNLEEVERKVSKAPKAKHSK, via the coding sequence ATGGCCCAGAAAAAGAAAGTTGGTGATGGTGGGGGAAAGAAGTTCCTACTTGGAGCAGTGGTAGGTGTAGTTGCCGGAGCAGTAACAGCTCTACTAACCGCCCCGAAGAGTGGCAAGGAGACCCGAGCTGTCATCAAAGAGAAGGCGACTGATCTCGGCCAGGATGCTCTTCGTGATGCTCGTAAGCTTGAAGGAGAACTCAACAAGCGAATCTCCGAATCAAAGAAGGCTCTACCACATCTAACAGGCGAGGCGAAGACCGAGCTTGAAACCTTGCTGAAAGGCGCCGTGACCGCTAAAGGGCGTGCCCTGAAGGCAATCGATTCGCTCAAGAAGGGTGGAAAGACAAAACTCGACGAGACACTCGTCAAGGAACTAGAGACTGTTATCTCTAATCTTGAAGAGGTTGAACGTAAGGTTAGCAAAGCGCCAAAGGCAAAACACTCAAAATAG